The window TGGCGTTCTGTCCGACCCGCTGGCCCTCGATCGGGCGGCGACAGCCGGATAGTCCGCCTGGGAGACGCAGTGCCTCACCGTGGTCGAACGACCTGCCGTCAGCCGGTGTCGGTCCCATGACCGGCATCGAGACGGCGAGAGGCGAGGATTCCCGCCGCCTTGCGCGGTGGAAACACAACTAGGCCCCTGAGCGGCCGCGTCTGCAGGGACGCGCCCGGGGGCGGAGGAGTTACATGTCGGATATGTCGAACCCTGCCGGAAGCACCGGCGGGGCTACCACCACAACTACCCATGCGGCGCTGGCGGATCTTCCCGCCAAGGTTCGGGTGCACGCCCTCGCGAAGCTGCTGGAAGTCAGCAGCAAGGACGTCATCAGCGCCCTCACCGACCTCGGTGAAGAGGTGCGCGGCGCGCAGTCCAGCGTCAGCCGCGACGTCGCCATCAAGGTCGCCGAGGCCCTGACCAGCGACGACACTGGCCTCGACACTGTCGACAGGGCGAGTGAGCCCGTCGAGGCGCCGGTCGAGCCGGAGCCCGTGGCCCCGCGCAAGGCCCGGATACCGCCGACGCCGGTGTTCGCCTCCGCGTCGCCGCTGTTCCTCCCGCCCGAGCCGGTCGCGGCCCCCGCCCCGGTCAAGCGGCGCGAGGAGCGCGACGAGGAGCCGGTCGAGGAGATCGCCCCCAAGGCAGCCGCCGCTCCCAAGGCCGCCGAACCGGCCGACGAGTCGCACGCCGACGATGACGACGAGGACGGTGGCGCCAGCCGTCGCCGTCGCCGTGGTCGCCGCGGCCGCGGGCGCGGCAAGGGCGTCAACGACGAGCCGGAGTCGACCGACACCCGGACGGACGCCGACGACACCGCCGAGGCCGAAGAGCCCGCGCAGGACGAGCCGTCCACCCAGGACGACGAGACCGGCGACGCCGCCAGCCGTCGTCGCCGCCGCCGTCGTCGCCGCAAGGGCGGGGACGACGGTGACTACTCGGCCACCGAGTCCACCCCGGACGACCCGCCGAACACCGTGGTCCACGTCCGCGAGGTGCGCGACGAGAAGACCGAGGCCGCCGACGCCCGCAACGAGGTGCGCAGCGTGCGCGGCTCCACCCGGCTCGAGGCCAAGCGCCAGCGTCGCCGCGACGGCCGCGAGGCAGGCCGCAGGCGCGCCCCGATCCTGTCCGAGGCCGAGTTCCTGGCCCGCCGTGAGGCTGTCGACCGCGCGATGATCGTGCGGGAGAACCCGGACCGCACGCAGATCGCGGTCCTGGAGGACGGTGTGCTCGTCGAGCACTTCGTCACCTCGACCGGCACCGGCTCCCTGGTCGGCAACGTCTACCTGGGCCGTGTCCAGAACGTGCTGCCCAGCATGGAAGCCGCCTTCGTCGACATCGGCCGCGGCCGCAACGCCGTGCTCTACGCCGGTGAGGTCGACTGGGACGCCGCGGGCCTGGAAGGCAAGGCCCGCAAGATCGAGCAGGCCCTGTCCACCGGCGACAGCGTGCTCGTGCAGGTCACCAAGGACCCGATCGGCCACAAGGGCGCCCGGCTCACCACCCAGATCTCGCTGCCCGGCCGCTTCCTGGTCTACGTGCCCGGCGGCGGCGCCACCGGCATCTCCCGCAAGCTGCCGGAGAACGAGCGGCGCAGGCTCAAGGACGTCCTCAAGCGGATCGTCCCCGAGGACGCGGGCGTCATCATCCGCACCGCCTCGGAGGGCATCAGCGAGGAAGAGCTGGGCCGCGACGTCCGCCGTCTGCAGGCGCAGTGGCAGGTCATCAAGGACAAGTCCGAAGGCACCAACGGCGTCAAGAAGGCCGGCTCTCCCTCGCTGCTCTACGAGGAGCCGGATCTGCTGGTGAAGGTCGTCCGCGACCTGTTCACCGAGGACTTCTCGACGCTCGCGGTCCAGGGTGAGACGGCGTGGGAGACAATCGACTCCTACGTCCGCCACGTGGCCCCCGAGCTGCTCGACCGGGTCCGCCGCCACGTGGGCCCGAAGGACGTCTTCGCGGAGACGCGGGTCGACGAACAGCTGCTCAAGGCGCTCGACCGCAAGGTCTGGCTGCCCTCGGGCGGCTACCTGATCATCGACCGCACCGAGGCGATGACGGTCATCGACGTCAACACGGGCAAGTTCACCGGATCCGGTGGCAACCTCGAGGAGACGGTGACCCGCAACAACCTGGAGTCGGCCGAGGAGATCGTCCGCCAGCTCCGGCTGCGCGACATCGGCGGCATCATCGTCATCGACTTCATCGACATGGTGCTCGAGTCCAACCGGGACCTGGTCCTGCGCAGGCTCACCGAGTGCCTTGGCCGCGACCGCACGCGCCACCAGGTCGCCGAGGTCACCTCGCTGGGTCTCGTGCAGATGACCCGCAAGCGGGTCGGCACGGGCCTGCTGGAGGCCTTCAGCAACACGTGTGAGCACTGCAAGGGCCGTGGCGTGGTGGTCAGCACCGAGACCGCCAAGGCCGCTCCCGTGCCGCAGCAACAGCAGCAGCAGCAGCCCGCTCCGCAGAAGGAGAAGGAGCCGGAGCAGACCGGCGGCGGCAGGCGCCGCGGCCGGGACCGCGACCGGGACAAGGGCAAGGACCAGCAGCAGCCGGTCGTCAAGGACGAGCCGGTGCGCGACGACGTGAAGAACGCCGTCGCCACCATCGCCAAGGCGACGGTCAAGCACGCCGACGACGGTCACCACGACGCCGAACCGGTGGCTGCTGAGCCCGTCAAGGCCGCAGAGCCCGCCAAGGCTCCTGAACCCGTCAAGGCCCCTGAACCCGCCGTCGAGGCCCCCGTGGCCCAGGCGTTGGGTGACGTGTCCGGCGACGGTCACGCGGAGCACGACAACGTCAGCAACGGCCGCGCGCCCGAGCCCGTCGTGGAGGCTCCGGCAGCCCCCGCGGCACCCGTGGCGGCACCCGCCGTCTCGGCCCCCCGCAGGCGCAGCCGTCGGACCGCCTCGCGGCCCGCCGGCCCGCCGGTCAACGCAGGTCAGGAGGGCTGATGGCGAGCATCACCATCACCATTGGCCACCCCGGTTTGACCTCGATTCCCACGGCCACGTAACCTGTGACACGGCCCGCCGTTCGGTGGGCCGTGTCGTGAGAAGCCCAGCTCGGTGTGGTTCTTTCCGGAGCCAGGGCACCCATGACCCCCATTGTCTAGTAAGCAGGAGCCTTCCCGATGTACGCGATCGTCAAGACCGGCGGCAAGCAGTACAAGGTGGCTGTCGGCGACGTCGTCGAGGTCGAGAAGCTTGTCGGCACGCCCGGCACCGAGCTGAGCCTCGCCGCGGTGCTCGTTGTCGACGGCACCGACGTCACCACCGACGCGGACGCCCTGGCGAAGGTTTCGGTGACCGGCAAGGTCGTCGAGCAGACCAAGGGCCCCAAGATTCGTATCCACAAGTTCAAGAACAAGACCGGCTACCACAAGCGTCAGGGTCACCGTCAGAAGTTGACCCGCGTCGAGGTCACCGGCATC is drawn from Actinokineospora alba and contains these coding sequences:
- a CDS encoding translation initiation factor IF-2 N-terminal domain-containing protein, with the protein product MSDMSNPAGSTGGATTTTTHAALADLPAKVRVHALAKLLEVSSKDVISALTDLGEEVRGAQSSVSRDVAIKVAEALTSDDTGLDTVDRASEPVEAPVEPEPVAPRKARIPPTPVFASASPLFLPPEPVAAPAPVKRREERDEEPVEEIAPKAAAAPKAAEPADESHADDDDEDGGASRRRRRGRRGRGRGKGVNDEPESTDTRTDADDTAEAEEPAQDEPSTQDDETGDAASRRRRRRRRRKGGDDGDYSATESTPDDPPNTVVHVREVRDEKTEAADARNEVRSVRGSTRLEAKRQRRRDGREAGRRRAPILSEAEFLARREAVDRAMIVRENPDRTQIAVLEDGVLVEHFVTSTGTGSLVGNVYLGRVQNVLPSMEAAFVDIGRGRNAVLYAGEVDWDAAGLEGKARKIEQALSTGDSVLVQVTKDPIGHKGARLTTQISLPGRFLVYVPGGGATGISRKLPENERRRLKDVLKRIVPEDAGVIIRTASEGISEEELGRDVRRLQAQWQVIKDKSEGTNGVKKAGSPSLLYEEPDLLVKVVRDLFTEDFSTLAVQGETAWETIDSYVRHVAPELLDRVRRHVGPKDVFAETRVDEQLLKALDRKVWLPSGGYLIIDRTEAMTVIDVNTGKFTGSGGNLEETVTRNNLESAEEIVRQLRLRDIGGIIVIDFIDMVLESNRDLVLRRLTECLGRDRTRHQVAEVTSLGLVQMTRKRVGTGLLEAFSNTCEHCKGRGVVVSTETAKAAPVPQQQQQQQPAPQKEKEPEQTGGGRRRGRDRDRDKGKDQQQPVVKDEPVRDDVKNAVATIAKATVKHADDGHHDAEPVAAEPVKAAEPAKAPEPVKAPEPAVEAPVAQALGDVSGDGHAEHDNVSNGRAPEPVVEAPAAPAAPVAAPAVSAPRRRSRRTASRPAGPPVNAGQEG
- the rplU gene encoding 50S ribosomal protein L21 — encoded protein: MYAIVKTGGKQYKVAVGDVVEVEKLVGTPGTELSLAAVLVVDGTDVTTDADALAKVSVTGKVVEQTKGPKIRIHKFKNKTGYHKRQGHRQKLTRVEVTGITVK